The following are from one region of the Salvia hispanica cultivar TCC Black 2014 chromosome 1, UniMelb_Shisp_WGS_1.0, whole genome shotgun sequence genome:
- the LOC125200789 gene encoding probable NAD(P)H dehydrogenase (quinone) FQR1-like 3 isoform X1 — protein MPITKIYIVYYSLYGHVETMAREIQRGANSVADVEATLWRVPETLPSKVLEKMKAPEQPDDVPEIRPQQLVEADGFLFGFPSRFGVMAAQCKAFFDATSDIWASQLLAGKPAGIFWSTGFHGGGQELTALTAITQLAHHGMMFVPLGYTSGGGMFEMEQVRGGSPYGAGTYAADGSRQPTELELQQAFHQGKYVAQITRKLKK, from the exons ATGCCAATTACAAAGATTTATATTGT GTATTACTCTCTGTATGGACATGTTGAGACTATGGCAAGAGAAATACAGAGGGGTGCTAATTCAGTTGCTGATGTTGAAGCTACACTTTGGAGG GTACCGGAAACGCTGCCTAGCAAGGTATTAGAGAAGATGAAAGCTCCTGAACAACCAGATGATGTGCCTGAGATAAGGCCTCAGCAGCTGGTGGAGGCCGATGGTTTCCTCTTTGGTTTCCCTTCTCGTTTTGGGGTAATGGCGGCGCAGTGCAAGGCCTTCTTTGACGCCACCAGCGATATATGGGCCTCCCAGCTTCTTGCTGGGAAGCCTGCTGGAATCTTCTGGAGCACGGGTTTCCATGGAGGTGGTCAGGAACTTACAGC ATTGACGGCCATAACGCAACTGGCACATCACGGCATGATGTTCGTGCCACTCGGCTACACATCTGGTGGTGGGATGTTCGAGATGGAGCAAGTGCGTGGTGGATCTCCCTACGGTGCAGGGACTTATGCTGCAGACGGGTCGCGCCAGCCTACAGAGCTCGAGCTTCAGCAAGCCTTTCATCAAGGTAAGTACGTTGCTCAAATCACCAGAAAGCTCAAGAAGTGA
- the LOC125200789 gene encoding probable NAD(P)H dehydrogenase (quinone) FQR1-like 3 isoform X2 — protein MAREIQRGANSVADVEATLWRVPETLPSKVLEKMKAPEQPDDVPEIRPQQLVEADGFLFGFPSRFGVMAAQCKAFFDATSDIWASQLLAGKPAGIFWSTGFHGGGQELTALTAITQLAHHGMMFVPLGYTSGGGMFEMEQVRGGSPYGAGTYAADGSRQPTELELQQAFHQGKYVAQITRKLKK, from the exons ATGGCAAGAGAAATACAGAGGGGTGCTAATTCAGTTGCTGATGTTGAAGCTACACTTTGGAGG GTACCGGAAACGCTGCCTAGCAAGGTATTAGAGAAGATGAAAGCTCCTGAACAACCAGATGATGTGCCTGAGATAAGGCCTCAGCAGCTGGTGGAGGCCGATGGTTTCCTCTTTGGTTTCCCTTCTCGTTTTGGGGTAATGGCGGCGCAGTGCAAGGCCTTCTTTGACGCCACCAGCGATATATGGGCCTCCCAGCTTCTTGCTGGGAAGCCTGCTGGAATCTTCTGGAGCACGGGTTTCCATGGAGGTGGTCAGGAACTTACAGC ATTGACGGCCATAACGCAACTGGCACATCACGGCATGATGTTCGTGCCACTCGGCTACACATCTGGTGGTGGGATGTTCGAGATGGAGCAAGTGCGTGGTGGATCTCCCTACGGTGCAGGGACTTATGCTGCAGACGGGTCGCGCCAGCCTACAGAGCTCGAGCTTCAGCAAGCCTTTCATCAAGGTAAGTACGTTGCTCAAATCACCAGAAAGCTCAAGAAGTGA
- the LOC125200788 gene encoding non-specific phospholipase C1 — MGVFRRLHLRAAAAVFLTSLLLSGCLPLSSPKKTKHKINGPIKTFVVIVMENRSFDHMLGWLRKTRPDIDGLTGSESNRVNASDPASPSVSVTDSAVFVESDPGHSIQAIREQIFGRNDTSASPAPMDGFVQQAEAMGVAGMAATVMSGFKPELVPVYTELANQFAVMDRWFASVPASTQPNRLYVHSATSHGASSNVRKDLIRGFPQKTIFDSLDENDLDFGIYYQNIPATLFFKSLRKLKNVVKFHSYALKFKLDAMLGRLPNYVVIEQRYFDVTLFPANDDHPSHDVAEGQRFVKEVYETLRKSPQWEEMAILITYDEHGGFYDHVPTPVEGVPNPDGIIGPDPYYFEFNRLGVRVPTLLISPWIEKGSVIHEPSGPTLTSQYEHSSIAATVKKLFNLKNSNFLTKRDAWAGTFDKYFYMRDTPRSDCPEKLPEVKMALRPRGAREDEKLSEFQIELIQLASQLNGDYMLNSYPDIGKEMDVGTANRYAEDAVKRFLEAGRAALKAGANESALVTMRPSLTSRIAEAQSTTGHEPF; from the exons ATGGGGGTTTTCCGACGACTCCACCtccgcgccgccgccgccgtgtTCCTCACCTCCCTCCTCCTCTCCGGCTGCCTCCCGCTCTCCTCCCCCAAAAAAACCAAGCACAAAATCAATGGCCCGATCAAAACCTTCGTAGTTATAGTTATGGAAAACCGCTCCTTCGACCACATGCTCGGCTGGTTAAGAAAAACCCGACCCGACATCGACGGCCTCACCGGATCCGAATCCAACCGGGTCAATGCATCCGACCCGGCCTCCCCCTCCGTATCCGTCACCGACTCCGCCGTCTTCGTCGAATCCGACCCCGGCCACTCCATCCAGGCGATTCGCGAGCAGATATTCGGCCGCAACGACACCTCCGCCAGCCCCGCCCCCATGGACGGCTTCGTGCAGCAGGCGGAGGCCATGGGGGTCGCCGGAATGGCCGCCACCGTCATGAGCGGATTCAAGCCGGAGCTCGTCCCGGTCTACACCGAGCTCGCGAACCAATTCGCCGTAATGGACCGGTGGTTCGCCTCCGTCCCCGCCTCCACGCAGCCGAATCGCCTCTACGTCCACTCCGCGACCTCGCACGGCGCCTCCAGCAACGTGCGCAAGGATCTCATCCGCGGATTCCCGCAGAAGACGATTTTCGACTCCCTCGACGAAAATGACCTAGATTTTGGGATTTATTACCAGAATATCCCGGCGACTCTGTTTTTCAAATCCCTAAGGAAATTGAAGAACGTAGTGAAATTCCACAGCTACGCGCTGAAATTCAAGCTGGATGCGATGCTAGGGAGGCTGCCGAACTACGTGGTGATCGAGCAGCGGTATTTTGACGTGACGCTGTTCCCGGCGAACGACGATCATCCGTCGCATGACGTTGCGGAGGGGCAGAGGTTTGTGAAGGAGGTTTATGAGACGCTGAGGAAGAGCCCGCAGTGGGAGGAGATGGCGATTTTGATCACCTACGATGAGCATGGAGGGTTCTACGATCACGTGCCGACGCCGGTTGAAGGAGTGCCCAATCCGGATGGGATCATTGGACCCGACCCGTATTACTTCGAGTTCAATAGGCTTGGCGTGCGGGTGCCTACGCTCTTGATCTCGCCCTGGATTGAGAAGGGCTCTG TGATTCATGAGCCGAGTGGCCCGACCCTGACTTCACAATATGAACACTCGTCGATAGCTGCTACTGTGAAGAAGCTTTTCAATCTTAAAAACTCCAACTTCTTGACTAAACGGGATGCGTGGGCTGGGACTTTCGACAAGTACTTTTACATGCGTGATACTCCTCGTAGCGACTGCCCAG AGAAACTCCCAGAGGTGAAGATGGCACTGAGGCCAAGGGGGGCAAGGGAAGACGAGAAGCTGTCGGAGTTCCAAATCGAGCTTATTCAGCTTGCGTCACAGCTCAATGGAGACTACATGCTCAACTCCTATCCTGACATAGGAAAGGAAATGGACGTGGGAACAGCTAACAGGTACGCGGAGGATGCAGTCAAGAGGTTCTTGGAAGCCGGGAGGGCTGCGCTGAAGGCTGGCGCAAACGAGTCGGCCCTCGTTACCATGAGGCCCTCTCTAACTAGTAGAATTGCAGAAGCACAGTCCACAACGGGCCATGAACCCTTCTGA
- the LOC125205289 gene encoding protein DAMAGED DNA-BINDING 2 isoform X1 codes for MAPQTRRAPSFPKIVIERDSDTEDSSEDEEEDFDDEVQKLVGEASDEEQAEEKDEASTSAKRKREPITISLKRVCKVCKQSGHEAGFRGATYIDCPMKPCFLCKLPGHTTMTCPHKVATEFGVSPAPLKKSHNSLKYLFDRQLRCHVPKMKPAFVIPNKVNCAVIRYHSRRVTCLEFHPTKNNILISGDKKGQLGVWDYEKVHERIVYGNIHSCILNNMKYNPLNDGTVYGASSDGTVSSTDLETGISSSLVNLNPAGWQGPSSWKMLYGLDLNSEKGILLAADNFGLLYMIDARSNNVTGKPILIHKKKSKVTGLHCHPLQPDLLLSCGNDHFARIWDIRRLEDGSSIYNLQHKRVVNSAYFSPQSGSKILTTSQDNRIRVWDSIFGDLDSPSREIVHSQDFNRHLTPFRAEWDPKDISESLIVVGRYISENYNGVALHPIDFIDITNGQLVAEVMDPNIMTITPVNKLHPRDDVLASGSSRSIFIWKPQENTELEREEVANRIIICGKAEKSRKGKLDDDSGDDDMFDSKKNSKTKKIHVKSKVHGGKRKC; via the exons ATGGCGCCGCAGACGAGGAGGGCTCCCTCCTTCCCCAAAATCGTGATTGAGAGAGACTCCGACACCGAAGATAGTTcagaagacgaagaagaagattttGATGATGAAGTCCAGAAACTCGTCGGAGAGGCGTCGGATGAAGAGCAAGCAGAGGAAAAGGATGAGGCGTCGACGTCGGCGAAGAGGAAAAGGGAGCCTATCACTATCAGCCTCAAGAGAGTTTGCAAA GTGTGTAAGCAGTCAGGTCACGAAGCAGGGTTTCGTGGCGCCACCTACATTGACTGCCCTATGAAGCCATGTTTTCTTTGCAAACTGCCTG gGCATACCACGATGACTTGCCCGCACAAAGTGGCTACTGAGTTTGGGGTTTCGCCTGCACCCTTGAAGAAATCTCATAATTCGTTGAAGTATCTTTTCGACCGTCAACTTAGGTGTCATGTGCCTAAG ATGAAGCCGGCATTTGTGATTCCGAATAAAGTTAACTGTGCAGTAATTAGATATCATAGCAGACGTGTTACATGTTTGGAGTTCCACCCAACAAAGAATAACATTCTTATATCTGGGGATAAG AAAGGACAGCTTGGAGTTTGGGATTATGAGAAAGTGCACGAGAGGATAGTATATGGAAACATACATAGCTGCATATTGAACAACATGAA GTATAATCCATTAAATGATGGAACCGTCTATGGTGCCTCTTCAGATGGAACTGTCAGCAGCACTGATTTAGAAACTGGAATTTCATCATCATTGGTCAACCTCAATCCTGCTGGGTGGCAG GGGCCTAGCAGTTGGAAGATGCTCTATGGTCTGGATCTGAACTCTGAGAAAGGAATTTTGCTTGCTGCAGATAATTTTGGGCTTCTCTATAT GATTGATGCGCGCTCCAACAATGTGACAGGAAAACCTATACTGATTCACAAGAAAAAAAGCAAAGTTACTGGTTTACACTGTCATCCTCTCCAACCAGATCTCCTTCTAAGTTGTGGCAACGATCACTTC GCTCGTATATGGGACATTAGACGACTTGAAGATGgctcttctatttataatcTTCAACACAAGCGTGTTGTTAATTCAGCCTATTTTTCTCCACAAAGTGGTAGCAAAATACTAACCACATCTCAGGACAACCGGATTCGTGTATGGGATTCCATCTTTGGAGATTTGGACTCTCCAAGCCGAGAGATTGTGCACAGCCAGGATTTCAATCGGCATTTGACTCCTTTTCGAGCTGAATGGGATCCAAAG GATATCTCAGAGTCCCTCATTGTTGTTGGGCGTTACATAAGTGAAAACTACAATGGAGTAGCCTTACATCCCATAGATTTTATTGACATCACAAATGGTCAGTTAGTCGCGGAGGTCATGGATCCAAATATAATGACAATCACTCCTGTAAATAAGCTACATCCACGTGATGATGTCCTGGCATCTGGTAGTTCCAG GTCTATCTTCATCTGGAAGCCCCAAGAAAACACTGAGCTAGAGCGCGAAGAGGTAGCTAATCGGATCATTATCTGCGGGAAGGCTGAAAAATCGCGGAAAGGGAAGCTCGATGATGACAGTGGTGATGATGACATGTTTGACTCCAAGAAGAACTCGAAGACAAAGAAAATTCATGTAAAATCTAAGGTACATGGTGGTAAGAGGAAATGCTGA
- the LOC125205289 gene encoding protein DAMAGED DNA-BINDING 2 isoform X2 has protein sequence MAPQTRRAPSFPKIVIERDSDTEDSSEDEEEDFDDEVQKLVGEASDEEQAEEKDEASTSAKRKREPITISLKRVCKVCKQSGHEAGFRGATYIDCPMKPCFLCKLPGHTTMTCPHKVATEFGVSPAPLKKSHNSLKYLFDRQLRCHVPKMKPAFVIPNKVNCAVIRYHSRRVTCLEFHPTKNNILISGDKKGQLGVWDYEKVHERIVYGNIHSCILNNMKYNPLNDGTVYGASSDGTVSSTDLETGISSSLVNLNPAGWQGPSSWKMLYGLDLNSEKGILLAADNFGLLYMIDARSNNVTGKPILIHKKKSKVTGLHCHPLQPDLLLSCGNDHFDNRIRVWDSIFGDLDSPSREIVHSQDFNRHLTPFRAEWDPKDISESLIVVGRYISENYNGVALHPIDFIDITNGQLVAEVMDPNIMTITPVNKLHPRDDVLASGSSRSIFIWKPQENTELEREEVANRIIICGKAEKSRKGKLDDDSGDDDMFDSKKNSKTKKIHVKSKVHGGKRKC, from the exons ATGGCGCCGCAGACGAGGAGGGCTCCCTCCTTCCCCAAAATCGTGATTGAGAGAGACTCCGACACCGAAGATAGTTcagaagacgaagaagaagattttGATGATGAAGTCCAGAAACTCGTCGGAGAGGCGTCGGATGAAGAGCAAGCAGAGGAAAAGGATGAGGCGTCGACGTCGGCGAAGAGGAAAAGGGAGCCTATCACTATCAGCCTCAAGAGAGTTTGCAAA GTGTGTAAGCAGTCAGGTCACGAAGCAGGGTTTCGTGGCGCCACCTACATTGACTGCCCTATGAAGCCATGTTTTCTTTGCAAACTGCCTG gGCATACCACGATGACTTGCCCGCACAAAGTGGCTACTGAGTTTGGGGTTTCGCCTGCACCCTTGAAGAAATCTCATAATTCGTTGAAGTATCTTTTCGACCGTCAACTTAGGTGTCATGTGCCTAAG ATGAAGCCGGCATTTGTGATTCCGAATAAAGTTAACTGTGCAGTAATTAGATATCATAGCAGACGTGTTACATGTTTGGAGTTCCACCCAACAAAGAATAACATTCTTATATCTGGGGATAAG AAAGGACAGCTTGGAGTTTGGGATTATGAGAAAGTGCACGAGAGGATAGTATATGGAAACATACATAGCTGCATATTGAACAACATGAA GTATAATCCATTAAATGATGGAACCGTCTATGGTGCCTCTTCAGATGGAACTGTCAGCAGCACTGATTTAGAAACTGGAATTTCATCATCATTGGTCAACCTCAATCCTGCTGGGTGGCAG GGGCCTAGCAGTTGGAAGATGCTCTATGGTCTGGATCTGAACTCTGAGAAAGGAATTTTGCTTGCTGCAGATAATTTTGGGCTTCTCTATAT GATTGATGCGCGCTCCAACAATGTGACAGGAAAACCTATACTGATTCACAAGAAAAAAAGCAAAGTTACTGGTTTACACTGTCATCCTCTCCAACCAGATCTCCTTCTAAGTTGTGGCAACGATCACTTC GACAACCGGATTCGTGTATGGGATTCCATCTTTGGAGATTTGGACTCTCCAAGCCGAGAGATTGTGCACAGCCAGGATTTCAATCGGCATTTGACTCCTTTTCGAGCTGAATGGGATCCAAAG GATATCTCAGAGTCCCTCATTGTTGTTGGGCGTTACATAAGTGAAAACTACAATGGAGTAGCCTTACATCCCATAGATTTTATTGACATCACAAATGGTCAGTTAGTCGCGGAGGTCATGGATCCAAATATAATGACAATCACTCCTGTAAATAAGCTACATCCACGTGATGATGTCCTGGCATCTGGTAGTTCCAG GTCTATCTTCATCTGGAAGCCCCAAGAAAACACTGAGCTAGAGCGCGAAGAGGTAGCTAATCGGATCATTATCTGCGGGAAGGCTGAAAAATCGCGGAAAGGGAAGCTCGATGATGACAGTGGTGATGATGACATGTTTGACTCCAAGAAGAACTCGAAGACAAAGAAAATTCATGTAAAATCTAAGGTACATGGTGGTAAGAGGAAATGCTGA